Proteins co-encoded in one Astyanax mexicanus isolate ESR-SI-001 chromosome 1, AstMex3_surface, whole genome shotgun sequence genomic window:
- the eef1e1 gene encoding eukaryotic translation elongation factor 1 epsilon-1 translates to MALRELSSLEKCLGLKKPNKYSTQGERKVPVLQNNNGPAVVGLVTIASSLVRDAKKTELLGNTAEQRAVVQQWLEYRVTRLDSCTKDEVKVILKELNHYLEDKVYLAGNSFTLADVLMYYGIHYIIMELAVQEKEKYLNVTRWFDHIQHYPGVRHHLPPVVVLRNRVYPSGQH, encoded by the exons ATGGCGCTGAGAGAGCTGTCCTCGCTGGAGAAGTGCCTGGGCCTGAAAAAGCCGAATAAATACAGCACGCAGGGAGAGCGGAAG gtCCCTGTTCTGCAAAACAACAATGGCCCAGCAGTGGTTGGTCTGGTGACCATAGCCTCCAGCCTGGTCCGAGATGCCAAGAAGACAGAGCTGCTGGGGAACACTGCTGAGCAGAGAGCGGTGGTTCAACAGTGGCTGGAGTACAGAGTAACCCGTCTGGATAGCTGCACTAAAGATGAGGTCAAGGTCATACTTAAG GAACTTAACCATTACCTGGAGGATAAGGTGTATCTGGCTGGGAACAGCTTTACTCTGGCAGATGTTCTGATGTACTATGGCATCCATTACATCATT ATGGAGCTGGCGGTTCAGGAGAAGGAGAAGTATTTAAACGTGACCCGGTGGTTTGACCACATCCAGCACTACCCGGGAGTGCGTCACCACCTGCCCCCTGTGGTAGTTCTCAGGAACAGAGTGTACCCCAGCGGCCAGCACTGA